The Actinomycetes bacterium DNA window GTCGACGAGGGACGCGTCCGCGCGGCCGGCGGACCCGATAAGGCTCTCGCGGAGCCTGGAGGTCGCGTGGGTCCAGACGACGCGAAGGGCATCCGCATGGGAGGCGCCGAAGAAGGCCGAGGCGTCGGGGGCAGCCACGGGCGCAAGATCGGCCCACGTTCCCTCGAACGATCCCGCCACGAGGCGGTTGCAAGCACCGGCGGGCAGGCTCATTCGGAGAGGAGGATCTCGATAAAGTCGAGGACGTCGCCGACGGTGTGGATCTGGCGGAGGCCGGGGGCGTCGAAGTTCAGTTCCTCGCCGACTTCGTCCTCGACGCGGAGCGCGAGTTCGGAGAAGTCGAGTGAGCGGAAGCCGATGTCCTGGAGCTCGGCGTCCTCGCCTGAGGGAAGCCCCTTCCCCTGCTTAGCCAAGACTGCCGCCATCATTGCGCGGACCTCGCCACGTATCAGTGTGGGCATCGTTCCTGCCTTTGGTTCGGGGGCTCGTGCAGTCTAGCGAAGATATGTTCGACAACATCCAGGTACCACCGAAAGCGGCC harbors:
- a CDS encoding acyl carrier protein, encoding MPTLIRGEVRAMMAAVLAKQGKGLPSGEDAELQDIGFRSLDFSELALRVEDEVGEELNFDAPGLRQIHTVGDVLDFIEILLSE